In Spirochaetales bacterium, a single genomic region encodes these proteins:
- a CDS encoding sugar phosphate isomerase/epimerase, translating to MKLSITTAFSNKGSLENKIEAIAGAGFTHISIDDGLTENLIHCGEKRIAALSRLLIRNRLSVDWIHSPFRNIRLYTRDMKTWTQSIAKILQTITLAGKLNARSVIVHAFDTITAIPDNLHMSMLQLKNAVELLLDAAYKAGVYLALENLIESYMNNIIINVINAFSEIGLCLDTGHAEISGSWPVFLYTDILSRLVALHIHDNHGITDEHLILGDGQIDFCRHIKTIYESGYDGVWGIECIQDIGKFKGTPVTIAEKASSNLKHILLLCDTLIPARYM from the coding sequence ATGAAGCTGTCCATAACCACTGCATTCTCAAACAAAGGATCACTCGAGAACAAGATCGAGGCGATCGCCGGCGCGGGATTTACCCATATCAGTATCGATGACGGGCTTACCGAAAATCTGATCCATTGCGGGGAAAAAAGAATCGCGGCGCTTTCAAGGCTGCTGATTCGAAACCGCCTTTCTGTCGACTGGATTCATTCGCCGTTCAGAAACATCCGGTTGTATACCAGAGATATGAAAACATGGACACAATCCATCGCCAAAATACTTCAAACAATCACATTGGCCGGGAAGCTGAATGCCCGCTCGGTCATCGTTCATGCTTTCGACACTATTACGGCGATACCCGACAATCTTCATATGTCAATGCTTCAGCTGAAAAATGCCGTCGAACTGCTGCTCGATGCGGCATACAAAGCAGGCGTTTATCTTGCCCTCGAAAATCTCATTGAATCATACATGAACAATATAATAATCAATGTGATCAACGCCTTTTCCGAGATCGGATTATGCCTCGATACGGGACATGCCGAGATTTCCGGATCGTGGCCGGTCTTTCTTTATACGGATATTCTATCCCGTCTTGTCGCCCTTCATATCCACGATAATCACGGAATCACCGATGAACATCTCATACTTGGCGATGGGCAGATTGATTTTTGCCGCCACATTAAAACGATATACGAAAGCGGATACGACGGGGTCTGGGGCATCGAATGCATACAGGACATCGGAAAATTCAAAGGCACTCCTGTAACCATAGCCGAAAAGGCTTCTTCGAATTTGAAGCATATCCTTTTACTGTGCGATACCCTTATCCCGGCGAGGTATATGTAG
- a CDS encoding DUF3604 domain-containing protein has product MGQCECILLGILIIAVLLFLLPGCHVQLSEEEILVIQTESISIDTPATVYYGMLHNHSNYSDGKGSPDDAYRYARDTVGLDFFGLSDHAERLTDKEWKSLINTAGRYNQDGVFVAFSGFEWSHNTYGHVTVTNTEDICRANESGTDTFYGLVGWLEERGHSFF; this is encoded by the coding sequence ATGGGACAATGTGAATGTATATTACTTGGCATTTTGATAATAGCAGTACTTCTGTTTTTGTTACCGGGATGCCATGTACAGTTATCGGAAGAAGAAATTCTGGTAATTCAAACGGAATCGATTTCCATCGATACACCCGCGACAGTTTATTACGGCATGCTGCATAATCATTCCAATTATTCGGACGGGAAAGGAAGCCCGGATGATGCTTACCGTTATGCCAGGGACACGGTGGGGCTTGATTTTTTTGGCCTTTCCGATCATGCAGAAAGGTTGACTGATAAGGAATGGAAATCCTTGATAAACACTGCCGGCCGTTACAATCAGGACGGTGTATTCGTCGCTTTTTCGGGATTCGAATGGTCGCACAATACTTATGGCCATGTTACAGTGACAAATACTGAAGATATCTGCAGGGCTAACGAGTCTGGTACCGATACGTTTTATGGTCTTGTCGGCTGGCTTGAAGAGAGAGGGCATAGCTTTTTTTAA
- a CDS encoding phosphate ABC transporter substrate-binding protein, with translation MKRITAIVMMLFVCIDVFCFGTKEQDPCGVMRLCIGGSSTMRWIFERAFDVYKEIDEHAEFHYDFPGSGAGIQGVLCGTYHIAAVSRELYKQEIRYGLCATTIAMDGIMLIVKDSFPVDDITLEQAAAIFTGEISNWSRVGGPDLPIVPVKNKPWSDTDRAFLELVLMRVYGDDARIRCDGIQTMGNRGMMRAVSRNRNSIGYAPLSKLHSLPDECLKALNINGVAFTHENILNRKYPITRPLNMVTVGEPSSEAVLFIDFLRSPAGQHIVDFFWYLPVR, from the coding sequence ATGAAACGGATAACTGCCATCGTCATGATGCTTTTCGTATGTATCGATGTATTTTGTTTCGGAACAAAAGAACAAGATCCGTGCGGAGTGATGCGTTTATGCATCGGGGGATCCTCGACCATGAGATGGATTTTTGAGAGGGCTTTCGACGTATATAAGGAAATAGACGAACATGCGGAATTTCATTATGATTTTCCCGGTTCGGGGGCCGGTATACAGGGGGTGCTCTGCGGCACATATCACATCGCCGCCGTAAGCAGAGAACTTTACAAACAGGAAATACGCTACGGGCTCTGTGCGACAACAATCGCGATGGACGGAATCATGCTGATTGTGAAGGATTCCTTTCCGGTAGATGATATAACACTCGAGCAGGCGGCCGCCATTTTTACCGGAGAAATATCAAACTGGAGCAGGGTCGGCGGACCGGATCTGCCGATCGTACCGGTAAAAAACAAACCATGGAGCGATACGGACCGTGCTTTTCTGGAACTTGTTCTTATGAGAGTATACGGCGACGACGCGCGTATTCGATGTGACGGTATACAGACGATGGGGAACCGTGGAATGATGAGGGCTGTTTCCAGGAACAGGAATTCCATCGGATACGCCCCCCTGTCCAAACTTCACAGCCTTCCCGACGAATGTTTGAAAGCGTTAAATATAAACGGCGTTGCTTTCACCCATGAGAATATTCTCAACAGAAAGTACCCGATCACGCGGCCGCTCAATATGGTGACGGTTGGAGAACCGTCAAGTGAAGCCGTGCTTTTTATCGATTTTCTTAGAAGCCCTGCAGGACAGCATATCGTCGATTTCTTCTGGTATTTACCGGTGCGTTAA